A window of Oncorhynchus kisutch isolate 150728-3 linkage group LG10, Okis_V2, whole genome shotgun sequence contains these coding sequences:
- the LOC109898202 gene encoding SAGA-associated factor 29-like has translation MSADTKIAELLTELHQLIKQTQEERSRSEHNLLNIQKTHERMQTENKTSPYYRTKLRGLYTTARADAEAECSILRHALDKIAEIKSLLEERRIAAKMAGVNSDNDPPRKTMRRGVLMTLLQQSAMTLPLWIGKPGDSPPPLCGAMPANSDYVAKQGDKVAARVKAVDGDEQWILAEVVSYSHSTNKYEVDDIDEEGKERHTLSRRRIIPLPQWKANPETDPEALFSKDQLVLALYPQTTCFYRALIHTHPHRPQDDYSVLFEDTSYADGYSPPLNVAQRYVVACKENKKK, from the exons ATGTCGGCGGACACCAAAATCGCAGAGCTTTTAACAGAGCTCCATCAACTCATCAAACAGACGCAG GAGGAGCGGTCGCGCAGTGAACACAACCTGCTCAACATCCAGAAAACACATGAGAGGATGCAGACTGAGAACAAGA cctcccctTACTACCGGACTAAGCTGAGGGGACTCTACACCACAGCCAGAGCAGACGCTGAGGCAGAGTGCAG TATTCTTCGTCATGCTCTCGACAAAATTGCAGAGATCAAATCCTTATTGGAGGAGAGGCGAATAG cggCTAAGATGGCAGGGGTGAACAGCGACAATGACCCCCCCAGGAAGACCATGCGGAGGGGGGTGCTGATGACACTGCTCCAACAGTCGGCCATGACGCTCCCGCTGTGGATTGGCAAGCCAGGAGACAG tcctcctcccCTGTGTGGGGCGATGCCAGCCAACAGTGACTACGTGGCCAAGCAAGGGGACAAGGTTGCAGCGCGGGTCAAGGCCGTGGACGGAGACGAACAGTGGATCCTGGCCGAGGTGGTCAGCTACAGCCACTCCACCAACAA GTACGAAGTGGATGACATTGATGAGGAAGGAAAAGA GAGACACACACTTAGCAGGCGGCGTATCATACCCCTGCCCCAGTGGAAGGCCAACCCAGAGACGGACCCGGAGGCCCTGTTCAGTAAAGACCAGCTAGTGCTGGCCCTCTACCCCCAGACCACCTGCTTCTACAGAGCCctcatccacacacacccacaccgg cCCCAGGACGACTACTCAGTGCTGTTTGAGGACACGTCGTACGCAGACGGCTACTCCCCGCCCCTCAACGTAGCTCAGAGATACGTGGTGGCCTGCAAAGAGAACAAAAAGAAGTAA